The DNA segment GTGTACTTCGCGCAGTATTTCGCCCCCGGGTATGCGTTGCACTCCAACTACTGGCGCCCGATAAGCTACTTTGGTAACGTTGCCTCCAGCCACGGTTGCGTGGGCATGCTTTACGACGACGCCAGGTTCTTCTGGGACTTCGCGACCTACGGGACACGCATCGTGGTCTACCGGTAAGCGGTGGGGGCAAACAGCTTGCAAGTGGAGAGGGAGCACGTGAACAAGGTCTACGCAACCGCCGTTGAAGCCATCGCCGACGTCGAGGACGGCGCCGTTATCATGTTCGGCGGCTTCGGTTCCGCCGGCAGCCCCACCAACCTCATCCTCGCCCTCGCCGAGAAAGGCGTCAAAGACCTCACAGCCATCTCCAACAACATCGGCCTCGGCGACAAGCTCGATGTCCTTGTGCAGAACAAGCAACTTAAGAAATTCATCGGCTCGTTCCCCATTCGCGCCACCACGAATCGCCGCGACTGGCTCTTCGAAGCGTTCAAAGCGGGCGAGGTCGAGGTCGAGGTCGTGCCGCAGGGGACGCTCGCCGAGCGCATGCGCGCTGCCGGGGCCGGCATCGGCGGGTTCTACACGCCGACGGGCGTGGGCACCGTCGTCGCCGAGGGCAAAGAGGAGCGCGTGATCGACGGCGTGCGCTACCTGCTCGAATACCCTCTGCGCGCCGATTTCGCCTTCATCAAGGCCTATAAGGCCGACACGCTGGGCAACCTGGTCTACCGCATGTCGACGCGCAACTTTAACCCCGTTATGGCGACAGCCGCCCGCGTCACTATCGTGGACACGGAGGAAATCGTCCAGCCCGGCGAGCTGGACCCTGAGGCGGTCGTAACGCCGGGCGTATTCGTCGACCGCATTGTGAAAGGCCCCAAGCATGACCTCCATGGGTTTGAGTAGGGAGCTCATCGCCCTGCGCGTCGCCCGCGAGCTGCGCGACGGCATGGTCGTTAACCTGGGCATCGGCATCCCCACGCTCGTCTCCGACTTCATTCCCCCCGGCGTTACCGTCATCTTCCAGGCCGAGAACGGCATCCTCGGCTACGGCCCGACGACCGCCGACGAGAGCGAGATCGACTGGGACCTCATAAACGCCGGCGGCCAGCCCGTCCTCCTGCTGCCCGGCGCCTGCTTCTTCCACAGCGCCGACTCCTTTGCCATGATCCGCGGCGGCCACATCGACCTCAGCGTGCTCGGGGGTCTCCAGGTCTCGGAGAAGGGCGACCTCGCGAACTGGATGGTTCCCGCGCGCGGCACCGGCAGCATCGGCGGGGCGATGGACCTGGCGGTTGGCGCGCGACGCCTCATCGTCGCCATGGAGCACACGACGAAGACGGGCGAACCGCGCATTGTGAAGGAGTGCACCTACCCCCTGACGGCGGTCAACGTCGTCGACCTCATCGTCACCAACCTCGCCGCCATCGAAGTGCGGCCCGAGGGTCTCGTCGTCACCGAGCTGGCGCACGGCGTCTCGTTCGACCTCGTGCAGTCGCTGAGCGAGCCCTCGCTCATACCGTCACCGGACCTCCGCGAGATGGAGCTGTAGCCGCGGTTGACCACCGTGGCAAGCCAGACGCAGCACTAGCCGTCGAAGGAGGGACTCTTCATGACCGCTCTTCCCTACGAACCCCAGTACACCCGTCTCCGCTGGTTCAACGCGGGCATGGGCCTGCTCCATCTCCTGCAAGGGCTGGCGATACTCGCGCTCAGCACCGGTCTGACCCTGCCCCTGCGCACGACCTTTCTCGACGCGACGGGCCCGCCGGGGACAGGCGTCGATACGGTTACGCGCACCGTCTTCGACATCCAGCTCGCGCCGATGATCGCCGCCTTTCTGTTCATCTCGTCGATCGCCCACTTCGTCACCGCGTCGCCGGCCGTCTTCCCGTGGTACGTCGAGAACTTGAAGCGGCGCATCAACTACATCCGCTGGTTCGAGTACTCGGCGAGCGCGTCGGTGATGATCGTCGTCATTGCCCTGCTCAGCGGCATCTTGGACCTGCCGACCCTCGTCCTCCTGTTCTCCCTGAACGCAACGATGATCTTCTTCGGCCTGATGATGGAGAAGCACAACCAGACGACGGAAAAGACGGACTGGACGGCTTTCGTCCTAGGCTGCTTCGCGGGCATCGTGCCGTGGGTGATCATTGTGTGGGCGTTCACCGGCGCGGTGCTGACCTCGGACGAGGGCGACGTGCCGGCGTTCGTCTACGGCATCGTCGCCTCGCTCTTCGTCTTCTTCAACATCTTCGCCGTGAACATGGTGTTGCAGTACGCGAAGGCCGGGCCCTGGCGCGACTACCTGTTCGGGGAGAGGATGTACGTCCTGCTAAGTCTGACGGCAAAGTCCGCCCTCGCGTGGCAGGTCTTCGCCGGCACCCTGAATTAGCCTCACCGGGCCCCAGGGCGGGCTCCGGGGTCGGAGCGCACGGTAGGGCCGGCGGCGATCGCAAAGCCGGCGTGACGGCAGGCGCGTCGCCGTTTTGTGCATGAGTCCTTTACATTTCTTCCCGCGTCGATCACGCGCGGTGCACGCACCCCTTCTATCATCTCGTCATCGGTCAGGCGCCGTCACGGGTTGACGGACATTACAGGAGGAGGCAAGGAATCGTGCCGACTTATCTGACGCTGTGGAAATGGACCGAGCAGGGGGCGAAGAACGTCGCTGGGGCCGTCGAGCGCGCTCAGGGCTTCAAGGCCGATATCGAGCGCCGCGGGGGGAAGGTCATCGCCTTCATGTGGGCCCTGGGCGAGTATGACGGTTTCGTCCTGGCCGAGGCGCCGGACGACGAGACCGTCACGTCGGCGCTGCTCGGCGTCGCGCAAGCGGGGAACGCGAAGACGCACACGTTCCGGGCGTTCAACGAAGAGGAGATGAAGAAGATCATCGAGAAGATGTAATCGGCCTCAAGGCGCGCGCAGTTCGGGCGGGCCGAGCAGCACCCACGTGCGGCGCTGGATGACCTCCGCCGTGTGCGCCCGCTCGTGGGAGATCATCCGTCTTATCACCTTGCGCGCCGTCCACTCCTGGGGCTCCGTCTGGCCCGGCCGCAGCGGCCTGAATACTCTCCGCCGCTCCTCTTCCGATAGCGAGCGCAGCAGGGCCAGCGTCTTCTCGCGCTCTTCCGCCGGGTCCGCCACCTCCTCGAAGAGCCCTTTCGCCGCGCCGTCGCGCAGCCCGTCGCGATAGTAGACTTCGGTCTGGAAGACGTGCCGCAGGACGCCGCGGATGCCCCTGACGTCCGGCGCCCAGGGGTCGAACGAGGCGAACGCCGACGCCGGCGGCTCCCAGTCGAGGATGGCGTCCGGCACGTCGCGGACGGCGTCCAGCAGGTCGGCCCTCGCGTACTGCATGCGCGCGATGAGGGTCTCGAGCTCTTCGCTGCTAAGGGGCGCGCGGTCGGCATCGAAGAGGGAGTCGGGACGCGAAGTTGCGTCGAGGGTCTCGGTGGTCTCCCATCCCTCCGGGTCGTCGATGGCTTCGCCGTGGCGCCGCAGCCAGGCAACGTGCTCGGCGACGGCAAGGGGCAGCATGCGTGCGATTTCATCCATGTCGCGCCCGCCGGCGAGGCAGCCGGGCAGGTCGAGGACCCAGGCCTGGAGCCGCGCTCCGAGCGTGACGAGGCCGACGCGTAGCTTCATCATTCGCCGCCGGTCAGGAGCGGCGCTTGCGGCCC comes from the Dehalococcoidia bacterium genome and includes:
- a CDS encoding DinB family protein, with protein sequence MMKLRVGLVTLGARLQAWVLDLPGCLAGGRDMDEIARMLPLAVAEHVAWLRRHGEAIDDPEGWETTETLDATSRPDSLFDADRAPLSSEELETLIARMQYARADLLDAVRDVPDAILDWEPPASAFASFDPWAPDVRGIRGVLRHVFQTEVYYRDGLRDGAAKGLFEEVADPAEEREKTLALLRSLSEEERRRVFRPLRPGQTEPQEWTARKVIRRMISHERAHTAEVIQRRTWVLLGPPELRAP
- a CDS encoding GYD domain-containing protein, with protein sequence MPTYLTLWKWTEQGAKNVAGAVERAQGFKADIERRGGKVIAFMWALGEYDGFVLAEAPDDETVTSALLGVAQAGNAKTHTFRAFNEEEMKKIIEKM
- a CDS encoding 3-oxoacid CoA-transferase subunit B yields the protein MGLSRELIALRVARELRDGMVVNLGIGIPTLVSDFIPPGVTVIFQAENGILGYGPTTADESEIDWDLINAGGQPVLLLPGACFFHSADSFAMIRGGHIDLSVLGGLQVSEKGDLANWMVPARGTGSIGGAMDLAVGARRLIVAMEHTTKTGEPRIVKECTYPLTAVNVVDLIVTNLAAIEVRPEGLVVTELAHGVSFDLVQSLSEPSLIPSPDLREMEL
- a CDS encoding CoA transferase subunit A, which translates into the protein MNKVYATAVEAIADVEDGAVIMFGGFGSAGSPTNLILALAEKGVKDLTAISNNIGLGDKLDVLVQNKQLKKFIGSFPIRATTNRRDWLFEAFKAGEVEVEVVPQGTLAERMRAAGAGIGGFYTPTGVGTVVAEGKEERVIDGVRYLLEYPLRADFAFIKAYKADTLGNLVYRMSTRNFNPVMATAARVTIVDTEEIVQPGELDPEAVVTPGVFVDRIVKGPKHDLHGFE
- the heR gene encoding heliorhodopsin HeR; translation: MTALPYEPQYTRLRWFNAGMGLLHLLQGLAILALSTGLTLPLRTTFLDATGPPGTGVDTVTRTVFDIQLAPMIAAFLFISSIAHFVTASPAVFPWYVENLKRRINYIRWFEYSASASVMIVVIALLSGILDLPTLVLLFSLNATMIFFGLMMEKHNQTTEKTDWTAFVLGCFAGIVPWVIIVWAFTGAVLTSDEGDVPAFVYGIVASLFVFFNIFAVNMVLQYAKAGPWRDYLFGERMYVLLSLTAKSALAWQVFAGTLN